A single genomic interval of Shinella zoogloeoides harbors:
- a CDS encoding alanine racemase, with translation MQSSWPEAGTPLDQVSTPMPVIDEDRLEANIRRAQAYFDQHGKGLRPHIKTHKIVAVAEAQRAAGAAGINCQKVSEAEVFADAGFEDILITYNILGAAKLKRLRALHERVPKLSVVADSTVTVDGLADAFDAARPLTVLVECDTGGKRCGVQTPEAAAALAVRIAAAPSLRFGGVLTYPAAGGAQAVEAFLSSTMTLLAGKGIDCPIRSSGGSPDLFKAHLVPSATEHRAGTYVYNDRSMVRAGECTRADLAMHILATVVSRPAEDRAVLDAGSKTLTSDLLGFNDYGEIDGFEGARIVSLSEEHAVVDIGACREGFPPIGGQVRIVPNHTCVVSNLFDRMVFHRNGVVTRVEDVAARGTVW, from the coding sequence ATGCAGTCCTCCTGGCCCGAAGCCGGCACCCCGCTCGATCAGGTCTCCACCCCCATGCCCGTCATCGACGAGGACCGGCTGGAGGCCAATATCCGCCGCGCGCAGGCCTATTTCGACCAGCACGGCAAGGGACTGCGCCCCCATATCAAGACGCACAAGATCGTGGCCGTCGCCGAGGCGCAGCGCGCGGCCGGCGCCGCCGGTATCAATTGCCAGAAGGTGAGCGAGGCGGAAGTCTTTGCTGACGCCGGCTTCGAAGACATATTGATCACCTACAACATTCTCGGCGCGGCGAAGCTCAAGCGCCTGCGCGCCCTGCACGAACGCGTGCCGAAACTCAGCGTCGTCGCCGACAGCACGGTGACGGTCGATGGGCTTGCCGATGCCTTCGACGCGGCGCGGCCGCTGACGGTTCTCGTCGAATGCGATACGGGCGGCAAGCGCTGCGGCGTCCAGACACCGGAGGCCGCCGCAGCGCTTGCCGTGCGCATCGCCGCCGCTCCCTCCTTGCGCTTCGGCGGGGTACTCACCTATCCGGCCGCAGGCGGGGCGCAAGCCGTCGAGGCTTTCCTCAGCAGCACCATGACGCTTCTTGCCGGAAAGGGCATCGACTGTCCGATACGCTCGAGCGGCGGCTCGCCGGACCTGTTTAAGGCCCACCTCGTGCCGTCGGCGACGGAGCACCGCGCCGGCACCTATGTCTACAACGATCGCAGCATGGTGCGCGCCGGGGAGTGTACGCGGGCCGATCTCGCCATGCATATCCTCGCCACCGTGGTTTCGCGCCCTGCGGAAGACCGCGCCGTTCTCGACGCCGGGTCGAAGACGCTGACCTCGGACCTGCTGGGCTTCAACGACTATGGCGAGATCGACGGCTTCGAGGGCGCGCGCATCGTATCGCTCTCCGAGGAACACGCCGTCGTCGATATCGGCGCGTGCCGCGAGGGCTTCCCGCCCATCGGCGGCCAGGTGCGGATCGTGCCGAACCATACCTGTGTCGTAAGCAACCTCTTCGACCGGATGGTCTTTCACCGAAATGGCGTCGTCACCCGCGTCGAGGACGTTGCGGCGCGCGGCACCGTATGGTGA